Proteins encoded within one genomic window of Sulfuricurvum sp. IAE1:
- a CDS encoding DUF4942 domain-containing protein gives MKNQDKKMSVTQIVDQLKASNEDFEWYPTTREIIEAMYWDIRGEEREDESVYRCERKHVSILDIGAGNCKLFSTIRAIADEQPDLDDYYYHAGGSKSIRDGYEKRPNQVHISKYMAIEKSQTLIDAMPNDVFVVGTDFNENTLIDKRADIVFCNPPYSQYAQWTERIIKEANADYVYLVIPQRWGKNKSVLQALKARKATVKLVGSFDFLNSEDRKARAKVSLLKVELAVKYSKYHDAQAHVDPFDLWFNETFSVEADKASDGYETDYTKRQGQKASHKEKVRNALVSGRDLVTILVELYNHELEHLIGNYKKVTELDPDILKELGVKVGALKDGLKQKISGLKVLYWEEIFENLEQITSRLTSRSRDSMLKTLMANTSIDFTATNVYSVVIWAIKNANQYFDQQMIEVYDQFISEEGLKFYKSNQHFLKDTFRYCRSDLDKKGIKYALDYRIVLHDYPEYWESRDNVLSVKQITRINDLIIVAKNLGFSIDGFMNKVRLGEKDFVYFKVPGDRKLTKGTKTHLGRIDEVYEQTEDNGKKWMQYLIDGQYYHGSIVRIEDDIFTTVKGFKNGNVHYQLNQKFIKKLNLEVGRLRGWIKSPAEAAEEFDITAEEANEYWNSNYQMLPSHVGNLLPASPAAEPEIEIESEPVVSFDSAVVCEEIPFEVETEADAVPVLDEELVDIVEIDAVTEPEQNKSEEDAKLGGLFAA, from the coding sequence ATGAAAAATCAAGATAAAAAAATGTCAGTCACACAAATCGTTGATCAACTCAAAGCCTCAAACGAGGATTTTGAGTGGTATCCAACCACGAGAGAGATCATTGAGGCGATGTACTGGGACATCCGCGGCGAAGAGAGAGAAGACGAGAGTGTTTATCGATGCGAACGGAAACACGTTTCCATCCTCGATATCGGTGCAGGAAACTGCAAACTCTTTTCAACGATCAGAGCAATTGCCGACGAACAACCGGACCTCGACGATTACTATTACCATGCAGGCGGCAGCAAGTCTATCCGCGACGGATATGAGAAGCGGCCGAATCAGGTACATATCTCAAAATACATGGCAATCGAAAAGTCTCAAACGCTGATCGATGCCATGCCTAACGACGTCTTCGTCGTGGGGACCGATTTCAACGAAAACACTCTGATCGACAAGCGGGCCGATATCGTATTTTGTAACCCGCCGTATTCACAATACGCGCAGTGGACCGAACGGATTATCAAGGAGGCGAACGCCGACTATGTGTATCTGGTCATTCCGCAGCGCTGGGGTAAAAACAAATCGGTCCTGCAAGCACTCAAAGCCCGAAAGGCTACGGTTAAACTTGTTGGTTCGTTTGACTTTCTCAACAGCGAAGACCGCAAAGCAAGAGCGAAAGTCTCTTTGCTGAAAGTTGAACTGGCAGTGAAATACTCCAAATATCATGATGCCCAAGCCCATGTCGATCCATTCGATCTGTGGTTTAACGAAACGTTCAGTGTTGAGGCAGACAAAGCCAGCGATGGCTACGAAACCGACTACACCAAGCGTCAGGGGCAGAAAGCTTCCCATAAAGAGAAGGTGCGAAACGCTCTGGTGAGCGGGCGCGATCTGGTGACTATCCTGGTCGAGCTTTACAACCATGAGTTGGAGCATCTGATTGGCAACTACAAGAAGGTCACGGAACTCGATCCGGATATCCTCAAAGAGCTCGGCGTAAAAGTCGGCGCTCTCAAGGATGGACTGAAACAGAAAATTTCCGGCCTGAAGGTGTTGTATTGGGAAGAAATCTTTGAAAACCTTGAACAGATTACAAGCCGCCTGACAAGCCGCTCAAGAGATTCGATGCTGAAAACGCTTATGGCGAACACCAGTATCGATTTCACGGCAACAAACGTCTATTCGGTAGTGATCTGGGCTATTAAGAACGCAAACCAATACTTTGATCAACAAATGATTGAAGTGTATGATCAGTTCATTTCTGAAGAGGGTTTGAAATTCTATAAATCCAATCAACACTTTCTGAAAGACACGTTTCGATATTGTCGTAGTGACTTGGATAAAAAAGGGATTAAATATGCCCTTGACTATCGCATCGTGCTTCACGATTACCCGGAGTATTGGGAGAGCAGAGATAATGTGCTTTCGGTTAAGCAGATCACTAGAATTAATGATCTGATTATTGTGGCAAAAAATCTTGGATTCTCAATTGATGGGTTTATGAATAAAGTCCGCCTGGGAGAGAAAGATTTCGTCTATTTCAAAGTGCCGGGCGACAGAAAACTAACTAAAGGAACCAAAACGCATCTTGGAAGAATTGATGAGGTTTATGAGCAGACGGAAGATAACGGTAAAAAGTGGATGCAGTATCTGATTGACGGTCAATACTACCACGGATCAATCGTCCGAATTGAAGATGACATTTTCACGACTGTAAAAGGTTTTAAAAATGGAAATGTGCATTATCAGCTGAACCAAAAATTCATCAAGAAACTAAACCTCGAAGTAGGTCGCTTGCGTGGATGGATTAAATCACCGGCAGAAGCGGCGGAAGAATTCGACATTACTGCGGAAGAGGCAAATGAGTATTGGAATTCCAATTATCAGATGCTTCCATCACACGTCGGAAACCTTTTGCCTGCATCTCCTGCGGCTGAACCTGAGATCGAAATCGAATCTGAGCCGGTTGTCAGTTTTGACAGTGCCGTTGTTTGCGAAGAGATACCTTTCGAGGTAGAAACTGAAGCGGATGCGGTCCCGGTGTTGGATGAAGAGTTGGTGGACATCGTTGAAATCGATGCGGTGACTGAACCTGAACAGAATAAAAGCGAGGAAGATGCCAAACTCGGCGGACTTTTCGCGGCGTAA
- a CDS encoding DNA cytosine methyltransferase — protein sequence MKEEIVLKVGANKARPNTRRIWCQSQILSKYGFEKATAYMITYDMENAQIIIESSVIGERTVSGTEKRPIIDIENVKIKEMFEGVGHVHIEVSQDCIVVSASDRAKMLKNARRKAKENDSTFVELYCGGGTLSSAMMDAGFTPICAVDMDVEQNSINKTKEEEGIYHSINVLETYRANFPDCKVIQAPVNQIDMRKRLPQAGVLVAGIPCQSASKQGVTKRKQTGAAIRDEALPQLVFPVIEAVLAVEPHTVLIEEVEGFANSYSADFLKAVLEDFGYTIHENFVDGKELNAMSKRRRYCMVATVVEKFKFIFKPLEPKTIGSIIEGNVEDHEWKAFENYKAREEKNLAEGRNFTMNVIRYDDTITGTFGAGYAKCRVSEPLLAHPDPDTELFRLFTAREIARIHGLSEDYILPDSFTAACHVLGNGVLASGWRQVAHSIKAALAA from the coding sequence ATGAAAGAAGAAATCGTACTTAAAGTCGGCGCAAACAAGGCGCGCCCAAATACCCGCCGGATCTGGTGTCAAAGCCAAATTCTTTCAAAATACGGGTTTGAGAAGGCAACCGCCTACATGATCACCTATGATATGGAAAATGCCCAAATCATCATCGAATCTTCGGTGATCGGCGAGCGCACCGTGTCCGGAACTGAAAAACGCCCCATCATTGACATCGAGAATGTCAAGATCAAGGAGATGTTCGAAGGGGTCGGTCACGTCCATATCGAGGTGTCGCAGGATTGCATCGTCGTGTCTGCGTCCGATAGAGCAAAGATGCTCAAAAACGCCCGACGAAAGGCAAAAGAAAACGATTCGACGTTCGTAGAGCTGTACTGCGGTGGCGGGACCCTATCATCAGCGATGATGGATGCAGGGTTTACGCCGATATGCGCGGTCGATATGGACGTTGAGCAAAACAGCATCAATAAAACAAAAGAGGAAGAGGGAATATACCACTCTATCAACGTGCTTGAGACGTACCGGGCAAATTTCCCTGACTGCAAAGTGATACAGGCTCCGGTCAATCAGATCGACATGCGCAAGCGTTTACCGCAGGCGGGTGTTCTGGTGGCAGGGATTCCGTGTCAATCTGCCTCAAAGCAGGGTGTCACCAAGCGAAAGCAAACCGGAGCGGCAATCAGAGATGAGGCCTTGCCCCAGTTGGTGTTTCCAGTCATCGAGGCGGTATTAGCGGTCGAACCTCACACCGTGCTGATTGAAGAGGTAGAAGGCTTTGCCAATTCATACAGTGCCGACTTTCTAAAAGCGGTGCTCGAAGATTTTGGCTATACCATCCATGAAAACTTCGTGGACGGGAAAGAGCTCAATGCCATGTCAAAACGGCGGCGCTACTGCATGGTGGCAACGGTTGTAGAAAAATTTAAATTCATCTTCAAACCCCTTGAACCCAAAACGATCGGTTCAATCATCGAAGGCAATGTGGAAGATCATGAGTGGAAAGCTTTTGAAAACTACAAAGCCAGAGAGGAAAAAAACCTCGCAGAAGGCAGAAACTTCACCATGAATGTAATCCGTTACGATGACACGATTACCGGAACCTTTGGGGCTGGTTATGCGAAGTGTCGCGTCTCAGAGCCACTGCTTGCCCATCCAGATCCAGATACCGAGCTCTTCCGGCTGTTTACGGCCAGAGAAATCGCCAGAATACACGGCCTGAGCGAGGATTACATCCTCCCGGACAGCTTCACAGCTGCGTGTCATGTTCTTGGCAACGGGGTTCTGGCTTCGGGATGGAGACAGGTTGCGCATTCAATCAAAGCCGCCTTGGCGGCATAA
- the cas2 gene encoding CRISPR-associated endonuclease Cas2, with amino-acid sequence MRILVFFDLPTGTKKQRKAAAKFRSFLIKNGFDMLQWSVYMRICKGRECIETYMRRVKQNVPKKGSVRVLPVPNSFYERMEIVVGEKTEVEKIGKQGILDL; translated from the coding sequence TTGAGGATTCTCGTCTTTTTTGACCTGCCAACCGGTACGAAGAAGCAGCGAAAGGCGGCGGCAAAATTTCGCTCATTCTTGATCAAAAATGGATTTGACATGCTCCAGTGGTCGGTCTATATGAGGATCTGTAAAGGACGAGAGTGTATCGAAACATATATGCGCCGCGTGAAACAAAATGTGCCAAAAAAAGGAAGCGTGCGGGTGCTGCCGGTGCCGAACAGCTTCTACGAACGGATGGAAATTGTCGTTGGTGAAAAAACGGAGGTGGAAAAAATTGGGAAGCAGGGGATTTTGGATTTGTAA
- the cas1 gene encoding type II CRISPR-associated endonuclease Cas1 yields MGWRILFFSEPSKISLVYNNVVVEKDGRKALFLSLSDIDAVVIENRQISITSALLGRFASEKISLIVVDEHHQPSGILNPIGANVRHAQFAKAQLLFPEEKKAALWQSIIHQKITNQAKALEFFGHEKESKELFNISEAIAIDNAIQTEGYAASLHFKTLFPKLIRKSMEIDARNDALNYGYAVLRAAILRSIAASGLLPAVGIWHSSDLNPGNLADDIIEPFRPIVDVVVREMFAEKPDQPTIYKTEKLKLVGILQEKILIDGKALSVSDAIGVCVDSLRKCYISCENVLKLPKIEGFR; encoded by the coding sequence ATGGGCTGGCGCATCCTCTTTTTTTCCGAGCCAAGCAAAATCAGCCTGGTATACAACAACGTGGTTGTCGAAAAAGATGGTCGGAAAGCTCTATTTCTTTCGTTGTCCGACATCGATGCTGTTGTGATCGAAAATCGGCAAATATCTATCACGTCCGCCCTGCTTGGACGCTTCGCAAGCGAGAAGATTTCCCTCATTGTGGTGGACGAACACCATCAGCCCTCCGGCATCCTCAATCCCATCGGTGCCAATGTGCGCCATGCACAGTTTGCAAAGGCGCAATTGCTGTTTCCTGAAGAGAAAAAAGCCGCGCTTTGGCAAAGTATCATCCACCAAAAAATCACAAACCAGGCCAAGGCTTTGGAGTTTTTTGGGCACGAAAAAGAGTCCAAAGAGCTCTTTAATATCTCCGAAGCAATTGCCATCGACAATGCGATACAGACCGAAGGATATGCCGCTTCATTGCACTTTAAAACACTTTTCCCAAAGTTGATTCGCAAAAGCATGGAGATTGACGCGAGAAACGATGCTCTCAACTATGGCTATGCCGTTCTTCGTGCCGCAATTCTCAGATCAATCGCCGCGAGCGGTCTGCTTCCAGCTGTTGGAATTTGGCATTCGAGTGATCTGAATCCCGGCAATCTTGCTGACGATATCATTGAGCCATTTCGGCCAATAGTGGATGTTGTTGTGCGGGAGATGTTTGCAGAAAAACCTGATCAGCCAACAATCTATAAAACGGAAAAGCTGAAGTTAGTCGGCATTTTACAAGAGAAGATTTTGATTGATGGGAAGGCGCTTTCCGTGTCTGATGCCATTGGTGTTTGTGTCGATTCGCTGCGAAAATGCTATATAAGCTGCGAAAATGTGCTGAAGTTGCCTAAAATAGAGGGTTTTCGGTAG